A genomic segment from Thermodesulfobacteriota bacterium encodes:
- a CDS encoding nitroreductase family protein: MSSKNQSDKPDLTQWTPVEEVIFKRRSIRAFKREPLPDSMIRRILEAGRFAPSAGNSQPWKFVVVKSPEILEEMEKDAVKVTKLLMWFIDYTRSPTRRLLLKPLSKLFIRLNANQLHPVPMGLLSAIARDECPVFHHAPTLILLLEDRRGVSSPPTDIGICGQNMVLAAHSLGAGSCWLGMIKLLMVLPKWRKKFGVSYPYKLNDCIAVGWPKVKADDQVPREKQVVQWFVGGLETPPRIEIQGE; encoded by the coding sequence ATGTCCAGCAAGAACCAGTCGGACAAACCGGACTTAACCCAATGGACGCCGGTGGAAGAGGTGATTTTCAAGCGGCGCAGCATCCGCGCCTTTAAAAGGGAGCCCCTGCCGGATTCCATGATCCGCCGGATACTGGAGGCGGGACGGTTCGCGCCCTCGGCCGGCAACTCACAGCCCTGGAAATTTGTCGTGGTCAAGAGCCCGGAAATTCTGGAGGAAATGGAAAAAGACGCCGTCAAGGTAACCAAGCTGCTGATGTGGTTCATCGACTACACCCGCAGCCCAACCCGACGACTTTTGTTAAAGCCTCTGTCCAAGCTGTTTATCCGCCTGAATGCCAATCAGCTTCATCCGGTTCCCATGGGCTTGCTGAGCGCCATCGCCAGGGACGAATGCCCGGTCTTTCACCATGCCCCGACCCTGATCCTGCTGCTGGAGGACCGGCGGGGCGTGTCCAGTCCGCCGACCGATATCGGCATCTGCGGACAGAACATGGTGCTGGCGGCGCACAGCCTGGGCGCGGGTTCCTGCTGGCTGGGCATGATCAAGCTGCTGATGGTTCTGCCTAAATGGAGAAAAAAGTTCGGTGTCAGCTACCCATACAAATTGAACGACTGCATTGCCGTGGGCTGGCCAAAGGTCAAGGCCGACGATCAGGTGCCCCGAGAGAAACAGGTGGTGCAGTGGTTTGTCGGCGGCCTGGAAACGCCGCCCCGAATTGAAATACAGGGGGAATAA
- a CDS encoding thiolase family protein has translation MRDVYVIGSHMIKFAKYMDKGIKDLTAMTVLDCLKDAGLGKKEIQALWFSNSGWGFGKGQDCIRGQVALRPIGIDTIPITNVENACASGSTAFHHAWLGVASGLYDVTMAVGAEKLYSPNKTAIFAGFLGGIDIENCVQIAKSLSVYALDETEKKRLESFKNKYQPAVSAASRPRKKKPVRERIRETKDKLAVGVMLGEKLGYDVVKQMSKLSTGDHSPFMDVYGFAARQHMKKFGSTIEQLALIASKNHANGALNPLAQYTFEVPVEKVLADRIVSFPLTRAMCAPIGDGAASAVLCSEETVKRLGVSGRAVRIRASILGSGQDRAFDSDLPDIGERLSKRAYEAAGLGPNEMNMAEVHDATAYGELVQAENLGFCPRGEGGRLAESGATRIDGRIPINTSGGLISRGHPIGASGLAQIFELVCQLRGEAGKRQVKNCRLAIAENGGGALGSEEAAMCMHILEAPSR, from the coding sequence ATGAGAGACGTGTATGTGATCGGTTCGCATATGATCAAATTCGCCAAATACATGGACAAGGGCATCAAGGACCTGACCGCCATGACCGTGCTCGACTGCCTCAAGGACGCCGGCCTCGGGAAAAAAGAGATCCAGGCCCTCTGGTTTTCCAACTCCGGGTGGGGGTTCGGCAAAGGCCAGGACTGCATCCGCGGGCAGGTCGCCCTGCGGCCCATCGGCATCGACACCATTCCCATCACCAACGTGGAAAACGCCTGCGCCAGCGGTTCTACGGCCTTTCATCACGCCTGGCTGGGAGTAGCCAGCGGCCTGTATGACGTCACCATGGCGGTGGGCGCGGAAAAACTGTACAGCCCCAACAAAACGGCCATTTTCGCCGGTTTTCTGGGCGGCATCGATATTGAAAACTGCGTTCAGATCGCCAAAAGCCTCTCCGTCTACGCCCTGGATGAAACCGAAAAAAAACGTTTGGAATCTTTTAAAAACAAATATCAGCCGGCGGTTAGCGCCGCCAGCCGGCCCCGAAAAAAGAAGCCGGTCAGGGAGCGGATCAGGGAAACCAAAGACAAACTGGCGGTCGGTGTCATGCTGGGAGAAAAACTGGGCTATGACGTCGTCAAACAGATGAGCAAACTCTCGACCGGCGACCATTCCCCCTTCATGGACGTTTACGGATTCGCCGCCCGCCAGCACATGAAAAAATTCGGCAGTACCATTGAGCAACTGGCACTGATCGCCTCCAAGAATCACGCCAACGGCGCCCTCAACCCCCTGGCCCAGTACACCTTCGAGGTTCCCGTGGAAAAAGTGCTGGCTGACCGCATCGTCAGCTTCCCCCTGACCCGGGCCATGTGTGCGCCCATCGGCGACGGCGCCGCCTCGGCCGTCCTCTGTTCGGAAGAGACGGTCAAAAGGCTGGGGGTTTCCGGCCGGGCGGTGCGCATCCGGGCTTCCATTCTGGGGTCGGGCCAGGACCGGGCCTTTGATTCCGACCTGCCGGATATCGGCGAACGCCTGTCCAAACGAGCTTACGAAGCCGCCGGCCTCGGCCCGAACGAGATGAACATGGCCGAAGTCCATGACGCCACCGCTTACGGCGAGCTGGTCCAGGCCGAAAACCTCGGCTTCTGCCCCCGGGGCGAAGGCGGCCGGCTGGCCGAATCCGGCGCCACCCGAATCGACGGCCGGATTCCCATCAACACCAGCGGAGGCCTCATTTCCCGGGGTCATCCCATCGGCGCTTCCGGACTGGCCCAGATCTTCGAACTGGTCTGTCAGCTCCGGGGAGAAGCCGGCAAACGGCAGGTGAAAAACTGCCGCCTGGCCATCGCCGAGAACGGCGGCGGCGCCCTGGGCAGCGAAGAGGCGGCCATGTGCATGCATATCCTGGAAGCGCCGTCCAGATAA
- a CDS encoding LysE family transporter — translation MDLSAFFTVMSLSFVVALTGAMAPGPLLTYTIVQSARTRKRGYLVGVWVIVGHALIEAAIILLLLAGFSMVLQKDIAAKIIGLTGGALLVMFSLMIIRDLYREKIPDEFTGEPPEPEAVENRALIKKALRHPVTGGALVSMSNPYWWIWWATIGFAFMMQFNVSFDNLSGFFAFFIGHEAGDLAWYALVSVLSYWGIRRLNRKVYYATLGCCAVFMAGFGVYLGISPFLAAG, via the coding sequence ATGGATTTATCGGCCTTCTTCACCGTCATGTCTCTTTCCTTTGTCGTCGCCCTGACCGGGGCCATGGCGCCGGGCCCCCTGTTGACCTACACCATCGTCCAGTCGGCCCGCACCCGTAAGCGGGGATACCTGGTGGGCGTATGGGTGATCGTTGGCCATGCCCTGATCGAAGCGGCCATTATCCTCCTGCTGCTGGCCGGCTTTTCCATGGTTCTTCAAAAAGATATCGCCGCTAAAATTATCGGTTTGACCGGCGGCGCCCTGCTGGTCATGTTCAGTTTGATGATTATCCGGGATCTGTACCGCGAAAAAATTCCCGATGAGTTCACCGGGGAGCCCCCCGAACCCGAGGCCGTGGAAAATCGGGCGCTGATCAAAAAGGCCCTCCGCCACCCGGTGACCGGCGGCGCCCTGGTATCCATGTCCAACCCCTACTGGTGGATCTGGTGGGCCACTATTGGTTTCGCCTTCATGATGCAGTTCAACGTCTCCTTCGACAACCTTTCCGGATTTTTTGCTTTTTTTATCGGCCATGAGGCCGGTGACCTGGCCTGGTATGCGCTGGTCTCGGTCCTATCTTACTGGGGTATCCGCCGGCTGAACCGGAAAGTATATTATGCCACCCTGGGTTGCTGCGCCGTGTTTATGGCGGGATTCGGGGTTTATCTGGGGATTTCGCCGTTTCTTGCCGCCGGCTGA